In one Triplophysa dalaica isolate WHDGS20190420 chromosome 9, ASM1584641v1, whole genome shotgun sequence genomic region, the following are encoded:
- the LOC130428452 gene encoding uncharacterized protein LOC130428452: MSNNERLLQGEQMETSQTELETIQEVEKGSTSAPSKKEPRKSSRERKLTEKMLELKQQEISQKEIKWIKLYESWKDQAKDTRVKIKDECSEEDLSKMMDAVEGLETQVKEMYETIRSQTAPSTEIRRKMDSCTAVTADLMRLLKVRMCEVGLEEFDATGENARIHMVLDKEYANSIFGSTKSKHTVQSSHSKCSSENLSIAAKRAECAAQLAAKQAEIKMEEAIAAQKQELKRLENQRDLQVIAAKLKAYSEADSSDESRTTGSEVANSPIYSPKEMKKEQTFINIDKVQPNQSNDDGSLAQALHDAMVLTRLPAPEPSVFTGDPLTFLEWSSSFKALIERRCTNPVDRLFYLKKYISGEAKCVLEGSFFRKDDKAYEQAWELLNSRYGHPFVIQRAFREKLNNWPKISSRESVKLRQFSDFLISCNNAMPHIKGLQVLNDCEENQRMVQKLPDWVTSQWNRYVTKHLRETEEYPKFNEFAEFVAREAEVACNPVTSFNALKSTEERPIRDVKRQRANAFITNVKAPDKFCTVMRSNSAGENQPKESNKVNVTSPFSEPVPCLCCGDSHSIHKCQTFANKPVEEKKRLIFDNNLCFGCLRRGHNSRECRSKAICSICKKRHPTPLHEERSSAAADTSSHAIETEETTSSLSCSVDRGCGGSTSMIVPVWISSSTNPEKQILVYALLDTQSSNTFVDKEVCEEIGASLEPVKLKLTTMMGKDSIIQSERVNGLRVKGLLSQSLVNLPPAYTRDFIPLERSHIPTSQTAKRWNHLNSIVQEMPKLMDCKVGLLIGYDCSRALAPRQVITGGEDEPYAIKTDLGWSIVGSSPKVAKSTEVIGLCHRVHVKEVPPLTPATIIRALESDFKDTNPGERSMSQDDIQFMQLLNEKTNYNADGHLEMPLPFRTRPHLPENKRLALARLKRLKGKLEKNPKFKEDYVKFMGGVFKDGDAERAEQQSETGNVWYIPHQGVYHPKKPNKIRVVFDCSAKYDGTALNDHLLVGPDLTNGLTGVLCRFRKYPIAVICDVEKMFHRFHVSQEDRDYLRFLWWENGDTNSEPKEYRMKVHLFGAASSPGCANYGMKHLANQNEKDYPAAANFIRKNFYVDDGLVSVEDVDTAINLVREAQTVCAKGRLHLHKFISNNREVLESIPDNERATEMHDVDLRHDDLPVQTVLGVKWSANSDTFSFKVILDEKPATRRGILSTIASVFDPLGFLAPFLLLGKKILQDMCRKGIEWDEPLPEELKPRWESWLNDLKNLQGLQIPRCITSGKMETTQRIELHHFSDASSQGYGQCSYIRLLSEDKVHCSLVIGKARVAPTKVVTIPRLELSAAVVSSAVSSMLREELELKIDQEYFWTDSKVVLGYINNEARRFHVFVANRVQRIRETSDPAQWYYVDSDSNPADHASRGLSVSELISSNWFTGPKFLWEREIVTSESDPELLVGDPEVKVTQVLQTKLEKEEQFLDRFSRFSKWHTALKVVARIQQLAKGNKFPKPINVEDLKKAGVALIKLAQKDAFEKEMETLSHGKLPNNNQFFQLDPVLHDGVLRVGGRLTKASSPLDLKHPIILPKNGSVTRLILGHCHEKTQHQGRGQTLNELRANGYWIVGGSKVVANYIKQCVTCRRARRPTETQKMADLPANRVDPSPPFSYCGMDCFGPFHTKQGRKEYKRYGLIFTCLSSRAIHVEMLEDLTTDAFINALRSFIAIRGAVREIRSDQGTNFIGAKNELTKALNELDKERLTAYLAQKQCDFTFIVPDASHMGGIWERQIRTIRSVLNWVLSQSAGRLDDASLRTFLYEAMSIINCRPLTTDTINDPKSLEPLTPNHLLTMKASVPLPPPGKFEAEDLYSKKRWRRVQYLTEQFWGRWKREYLANIALRQRWHSAKRNVKIGDVVILQEDALPRNGWRLGRVLDVRTDEDGLVRKVTIQLGDRKASKEGKSKNNNFSILERPIHKLVVLVENN; the protein is encoded by the coding sequence ATGTCAAATAATGAAAGGTTGTTGCAAGGTGAGCAAATGGAGACCAGTCAGACAGAGTTAGAAACAATACAAGAAGTAGAGAAAGGTTCTACTTCTGCCCCTTCTAAAAAAGAACCAAGAAAGTCTTCAAGGGAAAGAAAACTAACTGAAAAAATGCTGGAGCTTAAGCAGCAAGAAATTTCTCAAAAGGAGATTAAGTGGATCAAGCTTTATGAAAGTTGGAAAGATCAAGCGAAAGATACACGTGTCAAAATAAAGGATGAGTGTTCTGAGGAAGACTTAAGTAAAATGATGGATGCCGTAGAAGGACTGGAGACACAAGTAAAAGAAATGTATGAAACCATTCGTTCTCAAACAGCACCTTCTACCGAAATTAGAAGGAAGATGGATTCCTGTACAGCAGTAACAGCAGACCTAATGAGGCTACTGAAAGTACGTATGTGTGAAGTCGGGTTAGAGGAATTTGATGCTACAGGAGAAAATGCAAGAATTCACATGGTGCTGGATAAAGAGTACGCCAACTCAATATTTGGAAgtacaaaatcaaaacacactGTCCAAAGTAGCCATTCAAAATGTTCGTCCGAAAACCTAAGCATCGCAGCAAAAAGAGCAGAATGTGCAGCACAACTCGCAGCAAAACAGGCTGAAATTAAGATGGAAGAAGCTATAGCTGCACAAAAACAGGAGCTAAAGAGACTGGAAAACCAAAGAGATCTACAAGTAATAGCCGCAAAGCTTAAAGCATACTCTGAAGCTGATTCTAGTGACGAAAGTAGAACCACAGGTAGTGAAGTGGCCAATAGTCCCATTTATTCTcctaaagaaatgaaaaaggaaCAGACATTCATTAACATTGACAAAGTGCAACCAAATCAATCTAACGATGATGGATCATTAGCACAAGCCTTGCATGACGCAATGGTTCTTACCAGACTACCAGCACCCGAACCCTCAGTCTTTACAGGCGATCCACTTACATTCTTAGAGTGGAGTTCAAGTTTTAAAGCTTTGATTGAAAGACGATGCACAAATCCAGTTGATAGGTTATTCTATCTAAAGAAATACATCAGTGGTGAAGCAAAATGTGTACTGGAGGGAAGCTTTTTCCGAAAGGATGATAAAGCCTATGAACAGGCATGGGAGCTATTGAACTCTAGATATGGTCATCCCTTTGTAATACAGCGGGCATTTagagaaaaactaaataactGGCCCAAGATTAGTTCTAGGGAGTCAGTTAAATTGAGACAATTTAGTGATTTCCTGATATCCTGCAACAATGCTATGCCACACATCAAAGGACTTCAGGTGTTAAATGACTGTGAAGAGAATCAGAGAATGGTACAAAAACTCCCTGATTGGGTAACCTCTCAATGGAACCGTTATGTCACAAAGCACTTAAGAGAAACGGAGGAATACCCTAAGTTCAATGAGTTTGCTGAATTTGTGGCCCGTGAGGCAGAAGTGGCATGCAACCCTGTAACTTCCTTTAATGCCTTGAAGTCAACAGAAGAAAGGCCCATCAGAGACGTAAAGCGCCAAAGGGCCAACGCGTTTATAACAAATGTAAAGGCACCTGATAAGTTCTGTACAGTGATGAGGTCGAACAGTGCCGGTGAAAATCAACCAAAGGaatcaaataaagtaaatgtcaCATCGCCATTTTCAGAGCCAGTTCCATGCCTGTGTTGTGGAGACAGCCACTCCATCCACAAATGTCAGACGTTTGCCAATAAGCCAGTGGAAGAGAAGAAAAGGCTTATATTTGATAACAATCTCTGCTTTGGGTGTCTTAGACGAGGACATAATTCGAGAGAGTGTAGAAGCAAGGCAATTTGTAGCATTTGTAAGAAACGTCATCCAACCCCACTTCATGAAGAACGCTCTTCTGCTGCAGCAGACACATCCTCTCATGCTATCGAAACAGAAGAAACAACTTCTTCCCTTTCTTGCTCTGTTGACagaggttgtggtgggagtaCATCCATGATAGTTCCTGTGTGGATTTCTTCATCTACAAATCCAGAAAAACAGATCCTGGTGTATGCCTTACTGGATACCCAAAGCAGCAACACCTTTGTAGACAAAGAAGTATGTGAAGAGATAGGTGCGAGTCTAGAGCCAGTTAAGTTAAAGCTTACCACAATGATGGGAAAAGATTCCATTATTCAGAGTGAGAGAGTCAATGGGCTTCGAGTTAAAGGGCTTCTCTCTCAAAGTCTTGTCAACTTGCCACCCGCCTATACCAGAGATTTCATTCCTCTTGAACGTTCCCACATACCTACCTCTCAGACTGCAAAAAGGTGGAATCATCTAAACAGTATAGTGCAGGAAATGCCAAAGCTGATGGATTGCAAAGTCGGACTGTTGATAGGTTACGACTGCTCAAGAGCGCTGGCACCACGACAAGTCATCACAGGAGGTGAAGATGAGCCCTATGCCATTAAGACAGATTTAGGTTGGAGTATTGTCGGTAGCTCACCAAAGGTTGCAAAGTCTACAGAAGTAATAGGTCTGTGCCATCGCGTACACGTCAAGGAAGTTCCACCATTGACACCAGCCACCATCATCAGAGCTCTTGAATCAGACTTCAAGGATACCAACCCTGGAGAAAGGAGCATGTCACAAGATGACATACAATTCATGCAACtattaaatgagaaaacaaactaCAATGCGGATGGTCACTTGGAAATGCCCCTACCCTTTAGGACACGCCCACACCTGCCAGAAAATAAGCGGTTGGCTTTGGCACGGCTGAAGCGGTTAAAAGGGAAGCTTGAGAAAAATCCAAAGTTCAAGGAAGACTATGTCAAATTCATGGGAGGTGTTTTCAAGGATGGTGATGCTGAGAGAGCTGAACAACAATCTGAAACAGGAAATGTGTGGTATATCCCTCACCAAGGTGTTTACCACCCTAAAAAGCCAAACAAAATTAGGGTAGTGTTCGACTGTTCAGCCAAGTATGATGGCACTGCACTAAATGATCATCTGCTCGTTGGACCAGATCTTACAAATGGACTGACTGGAGTGCTCTGCAGGTTTCGCAAATACCCTATAGCAGTCATCTGTGATGTGGAGAAGATGTTCCACAGGTTCCATGTAAGCCAGGAGGACAGAGATTATTTACGTTTCTTGTGGTGGGAGAACGGGGATACGAATTCTGAGCCAAAGGAATATCGTATGAAAGTCCATCTATTTGGAGCGGCATCCTCACCTGGCTGCGCAAATTATGGAATGAAGCATCTTGCAAACCAAAATGAGAAAGACTATCCTGCAGCAGCCAACTTCATAAGGAAAAATTTCTATGTTGACGATGGCCTCGTCAGTGTTGAAGATGTGGACACTGCCATAAACCTAGTGAGAGAAGCACAAACTGTGTGTGCCAAAGGAAGACTGCATCTTCATAAATTCATCTCCAATAACAGAGAAGTTTTGGAGTCAATACCTGACAATGAACGAGCAACTGAAATGCATGACGTGGATCTCAGGCATGATGACCTTCCAGTCCAAACTGTGTTAGGAGTGAAGTGGAGTGCAAATAGTGACACCTTctcatttaaagttattttggaTGAGAAACCAGCAACGAGGCGGGGAATTCTCTCAACTATAGCTTCTGTGTTTGACCCACTGGGCTTTCTAGCTCCTTTCCTCCTCCTGGGAAAGAAAATACTACAGGACATGTGCCGAAAGGGCATTGAATGGGATGAACCACTGCCAGAAGAATTAAAGCCACGATGGGAAAGCTGGCTAAATGATCTAAAGAATCTGCAGGGTCTTCAGATTCCAAGATGCATCACATCTGGAAAAATGGAAACGACCCAGAGAATTGAACTTCATCATTTTTCCGATGCGAGTAGTCAAGGGTATGGTCAGTGCTCATACATACGATTGCTGAGTGAAGACAAAGTACACTGCTCTTTAGTCATTGGGAAAGCAAGGGTTGCACCCACTAAAGTTGTGACAATACCCAGGCTTGAGTTATCAGCTGCAGTAGTTTCTTCAGCAGTCAGCAGTATGTTAAGGGAAGAGCTAGAACTCAAAATCGACCAAGAATATTTTTGGACAGACTCAAAAGTAGTCTTGGGCTATATCAATAATGAAGCTAGAAGGTTCCACGTTTTTGTAGCCAATAGAGTTCAAAGAATCAGAGAAACATCAGACCCCGCACAGTGGTACTACGTTGATAGTGACAGTAATCCAGCAGACCATGCCTCCAGAGGCCTCAGTGTGTCAGAGTTGATCAGTTCAAATTGGTTTACTGGACCCAAGTTTTTGTGGGAAAGAGAGATTGTCACGTCGGAGTCAGATCCAGAGCTCTTGGTGGGTGATCCTGAAGTAAAAGTGACACAGGTACTACAAACCAAGCTAGAAAAGGAAGAACAATTTTTGGACAGATTCAGTCGGTTCTCAAAATGGCATACAGCATTGAAAGTGGTCGCTCGAATCCAGCAACTAGCTAAAGGAAACAAATTCCCAAAGCCCATAAATGTCgaggacttaaagaaagcaggtGTCGCGCTTATAAAATTGGCACAAAAGGATGCATTCgaaaaagaaatggaaacaCTAAGTCATGGCAAACTTCCAAATAACAATCAATTTTTCCAGCTTGATCCAGTGCTGCACGATGGCGTTCTCAGAGTAGGGGGGCGTTTAACCAAAGCTTCCTCACCTTTGGACTTGAAGCATCCAATAATCCTGCCAAAGAATGGTTCGGTGACACGTCTAATTTTGGGTCACTGCCATGAGAAAACTCAACACCAAGGCAGAGGGCAAACCCTTAACGAACTGAGAGCTAACGGTTACTGGATTGTTGGTGGCAGTAAAGTTGTAGCTAACTACATTAAGCAGTGCGTTACATGCAGAAGAGCTCGCAGGCCAACAGAAACACAGAAGATGGCAGACCTACCTGCTAACCGTGTTGATCCCTCGCCACCGTTTTCCTACTGTGGCATGGATTGTTTCGGGCCATTTCACACCAAGCAAGGCCGTAAAGAGTACAAGAGATATGGCCTCATATTCACCTGTCTCTCTTCTAGAGCAATTCATGTGGAAATGCTGGAAGACCTTACTACTGATGCTTTCATAAATGCTCTGCGGAGTTTTATAGCAATCCGTGGTGCTGTAAGAGAAATCCGGTCAGATCAAGGCACAAATTTCATTGGGGCAAAGAATGAACTGACGAAGGCACTTAACGAGTTGGACAAAGAGAGACTAACTGCATACTTAGCCCAAAAACAATGTGACTTTACATTCATTGTACCTGATGCCAGCCACATGGGGGGTATTTGGGAAAGGCAGATCAGAACAATTAGGAGTGTCTTAAATTGGGTCCTCTCTCAAAGTGCTGGCAGATTAGATGATGCTTCCTTAAGAACCTTCCTTTATGAAGCCATGTCTATCATAAATTGCCGTCCACTCACCACTGATACCATTAATGACCCAAAGAGCCTAGAGCCTCTTACCCCAAACCACTTGCTCACCATGAAAGCTTCTGTACCGCTGCCACCACCAGGAAAATTTGAAGCAGAAGACCTTTATTCCAAAAAAAGGTGGCGTAGAGTCCAGTACTTGACAGAGCAATTCTGGGGTAGATGGAAAAGGGAGTACTTGGCAAACATAGCACTCAGACAGCGCTGGCATTCCGCAAAACGAAATGTAAAAATCGGAGATGTTGTCATTCTCCAAGAGGACGCACTTCCACGCAATGGCTGGAGACTAGGAAGAGTGCTTGATGTTCGTACAGATGAAGATGGATTGGTGCGAAAGGTCACAATTCAATTAGGCGATAGAAAGGCGAGTAAAGAGGGcaaaagcaaaaacaataatttttctATTCTTGAACGTCCAATTCATAAATTGGTTGTGCTTGTAGAAAACAACTAA